A genome region from Salvia splendens isolate huo1 chromosome 19, SspV2, whole genome shotgun sequence includes the following:
- the LOC121780471 gene encoding patatin-like protein 6 translates to MACAVNDDDRSNDNPVIGLQEPSIDTDKLSYEIFSILESKFLFGYDDQHLWLPKPISVQPKSAEIQAEKNQRGKICILSIDGAGMRSILSGKTLSYLETALKKKSGNPDARIADYFDVAAGTGVGGIFTAMLFAAGDQNRPIFHADDTWRFLAAEGKKLHSRSSRSGFLKRVFNTSGDGSSAAGMEKAMKEAFKDERTGRSLTLKDTLKPVLIPCYDLSSAAPFLFSRADALESDSFDFNLWEVCSATAAEPVVFDPICMKSVDGLTRCVGVDGGIAMGNPTAAAITHVLHNKQEFPFVRGVEDILVLSVGAGGQLMEGSFDYEQVKTWKAKDWARPLARISGDSAAEMVDHAVAMAFGESRSSNYVRVQASCSSFGQCGASVDSDSSPSNVKVLMGIAEDMLKQKNVESVLFSGKKMGEQSNLEKLDWFADQLVLEHQKRSCRIAPTVAFKQPTSRP, encoded by the exons ATGGCGTGTGCAGTTAACGACGACGACCGTAGCAACGACAATCCAGTGATTGGATTGCAGGAGCCAAGCATCGATACCGACAAATTGAGCTACGAGATTTTCTCCATTTTGGAGAGCAAGTTTTTGTTCGGCTACGACGATCAGCACCTCTGGTTACCAAAGCCGATTTCAGTGCAGCCGAAGAGCGCCGAAATTCAGGCGGAGAAAAATCAGAGGGGGAAAATCTGCATCCTGAGCATCGACGGCGCCGGTATGCGAAGCATTTTGTCTGGCAAAACGCTGTCGTATCTGGAAACCGCGCTTAAGAAGAAATCGGGGAATCCTGACGCCAGAATCGCCGATTATTTCGACGTCGCCGCCGGCACAGGCGTCGGCGGCATCTTCACAGCGATGCTCTTCGCCGCGGGCGATCAGAACCGTCCGATTTTCCACGCGGACGACACGTGGAGGTTCCTCGCTGCGGAGGGGAAAAAGTTACACTCGCGGAGTTCGAGGAGCGGTTTTCTCAAGCGTGTTTTTAATACATCCGGCGACGGTTCGTCGGCGGCGGGGATGGAGAAGGCGATGAAGGAGGCGTTCAAGGACGAGAGGACCGGCCGCAGCCTCACGCTGAAGGACACGCTAAAACCGGTTTTAATCCCCTGCTACGACCTCTCCAGCGCGGCGCCTTTTCTGTTCTCGCGAGCGGACGCGCTCGAGAGCGACAGCTTCGATTTCAACCTATGGGAGGTTTGCTCGGCGACGGCGGCCGAGCCGGTGGTTTTCGATCCGATTTGCATGAAATCGGTTGACGGATTGACCCGGTGCGTGGGGGTGGACGGCGGAATTGCGATGGGAAACCCTACCGCGGCGGCGATCACGCACGTGCTGCACAATAAGCAGGAATTTCCGTTTGTGAGAGGAGTGGAGGATATTTTGGTCCTTTCAGTCGGCGCGGGTGGGCAGCTGATGGAGGGCAGCTTTGACTATGAGCAGGTCAAGACGTGGAAGGCGAAGGATTGGGCGCGGCCGCTAGCACGGATTTCCGGTGACAGCGCGGCCGAGATGGTGGACCACGCTGTAGCCATGGCGTTTGGGGAGAGCCGTAGCAGCAATTACGTCAGGGTTCAG GCAAGCTGTTCCAGCTTCGGCCAATGTGGTGCAAGTGTCGATTCAGACTCCAGTCCAAGTAATGTAAAAGTGCTAATGGGGATAGCAGAGGACATGCTGAAGCAGAAAAATGTAGAGTCTGTCCTCTTCAGTGGTAAGAAGATGGGAGAGCAGAGCAACTTGGAGAAACTCGACTGGTTTGCCGACCAACTTGTGCTAGAGCATCAGAAGAGGAGTTGCCGGATAGCTCCCACTGTCGCGTTCAAGCAACCAACGAGCAGGCCTTAA